In Coleofasciculus chthonoplastes PCC 7420, the sequence AGCTCCGTGAAACGGAGTGACGCGAAGCATCTGTCCAGATTCTTCGCTTCGCTCAGAATGACATGATAGAACGCAACTTGGTATTAGCTGTGATTTCCCAAATGGTTCGGATTGTTACCTGATCTCGTCAACTATGGCAAATCGTGAATCGCATCGGCTGGCGACACTCCCCCCTTCGTGACAGCGATGATACCAGGGAGGTATTCATCCATCATTTTCACATTGGTGTAAACTAACTGTTTGATGGTGTCTGAATCAAGCAAGTGATTTTTGACAGCCGTGCTAGTCTTGTAACGAATCTCCCCATCATCGAAATTTAACTCAAAATTGCCGATAATTATGCCATAGTTGGCTCTCGATAGAAACTCTCCTACAGCTCTACGCTTAGATTTGGGAATTTTAATCGGGCATAAGCAGTAGAAGATAAACTGCTGCTGTGATTCTAGCGCTTGGGCATAACAGTCGTATTGGTCATTTTTGCCCTTAAACGCTAGGCGTAAAGTTGACTGTTTTTCTAGCTGGGCATAGTGCCAATTGTCTTCTGTGAAGAAATTGACGATGGCGGCAAAAATGGGTTGTGTTGAGGGAATGTCTTCAGGTGTCACATTGGGAGTTTTCCTGTCATCGTATTGCCAAAGACTAATACAAGGATTGACGGATTGCCAATTTACTTAATTTACAGATAATCCTTAAGGCTGCTCATGGTTTTCTTTAAAATTGACAATTTCTTCAGGTGCTGAATGAATTATTTTTATCACCTCCAAGGCAACATCCACCATTTCTTTAGCGCGGGGGTCTGGCATTAACTTTAACTCGATCAACTCATTGAGTAGTTTAGCGGCTTGAATGCCAGATTTTAACAAGGCTTCTTGGTATTCTTGTTGTAAGGTTTTAGAGGGAGTGGGGGTTAGGTTTTGGTTGTCTTGGTTTGGTAAATTTATATTTTCCATTACCTTCACTTGTTACCAACTTTTTCTCAATTATAACTTTCTACAGTATGGCTATATTAAGTTTCAAAATATAATTCATTAATTATATTTGAACTATCTCCTTCCGGACTCATATCAATATTCTTTCCAACTGAATCTGTGGTAATAGCTCCCTTGATATCAATACCAAATAGCATACACTCAATAAATTTGCTTTTTGATATATTCGCGTTAGCAATATTCAAAAAACGCAAATCAGAGTTAATAAATCTTGCTCTTCGCAAGTCGGCTTTAGCCAATCTACACCTTTGCATAAATGAACGAATAAAGCTCGATTTAGCTGCGGTTGATTCTTCAAAATTCGCATTCTTAAAATTGCAGTCGTGGAAATCAGCTTTAATCAAAGATACACACAATCCATCTACACTAACAAACGAAGATCTATAGGCTTGCACAGAGTTTAAGTTGGCCTGCCATAGTTTACAAGACGATAAATTACAATCAGAAATCTGACTTTGATCTAAACTTGCTTCTTGAAAAATCGCTTCAGTAAAATTAACTGAAATAAATTTAGATTGTTCCCAAAAAACTTTGCTTAAATTTGCACCTGAGAGATCAAGATTAATCAAGTCAGCTTTTACCGTTTTAAACTCTCGAAAATTAAGACCAGAGAGATTTAAGTCTTGAAATATCAAACGACTAGCTTCAAAATCTCCCTTTTCATAAGCTTGTTTTTTTTTGCTTAGAATGGCATCTAATTCTAATTGTGAAACTTTTTTCATTTTCTTGATAAATACGTCCTTTTATCTATATGTTCAAGGTATAAAAGCAAACTTGATCTGCTTATGATCTGGCGTTAGACCAGATTTTACCAAATTTTCCACCATTGTTCGCTCGGCTGCACTCAATCCAGTCAAATCGGCAAGGATATCCTCTCCTTTAGCATAGGTGAGTAAATCATTTGCAATCTCTTGAGGATTTTTACCTGGCTCATAACTTTTAATATCCCAACCAAAACCATTTCCATCTATAATATCTGGATCTATATCAGCTGGTCGTCTTGCTGGTCCTTTAATGACACCTGAGCCTTCGGCTGCTAAAGCAACCTTTGCCTCTTTAATTTTATAACGCTTCGTCGCGAAATCAAACGCTAGCTCTTTATGACGATGGTTTTTATTTAACCAAGCCAGATCTGCTGGGTCTATGGGAATTTTACCGTCAGCTATTTCTTGATCCAATTTAGCAATACCTTCATCGAGTTTATCGATGCGAGCCTGATCCAACTTAACTCTTTTCTTTCTCGCTAAATCCTCCAACTTCTTCAAAGCAGACAACCTTTCAGCTTCATCGCTGATGTTCGCAATTTCAGCCAATTTCTTTTTAAGGATAGGAGTCTGCTCTAATACCTCCACGTAAGTATTCGCAAACTCTGTAACGTCAGTACAGTATGGCGAACACAAAAATACTCTTCCGTCTTCTAAATACTTTAATTGATGACCATCAGGTAGGTTTTCTACCCGTTGGAAATTACGGAGTCTATCTTCAGGTATTGATTTTTGATTTTTTCCTAAAAAATCGTCTGCTTTACTTTTACCCTTCTTAATAAAGTCGGCTCCGGCATCAAGACCTTTTTTGCCTTGTTTACCCGTAAGGATTCAGGTCTGTGTTTAGCTCATCAATCAGCCTGGGTGTACGAGCCGTGCAAAAGTAAGTGGGGAAAGGGAATTAAGTCATATCGGCGAGTGCGCCCAGGCTCAAAACCCCAGCATCAGGCTGATACCACCCATCTCTCAGGATGATGGGTAGGAATGGAGCCTCAGTTTGCCAGTGTGTAACCTGGTCGAGTTCAATCACTCGAACACAGACAACTAGGTTTCAAGGGACAGGTTCAGGCAACAGTGACACAGATTGCCCCGACTCGGTTTGAGCTACCAAGGCGGCTTGAAAAAACTCAATCACCGACCGTCCTTGCCGCCGACAAGTCTGTACCACACTCAATAAGTCTGCCGTCTGTTGAAATCGCTTCATTGAGCGAGACCCACCACTGACTTTACGTTTTGTCACCGCCAAACGCAAAGAACGTTCCGCCAGGTTATTGTCCGGTGGCACTTCTGGGTGGTCGAGGAAGTACCACCATTGCTGGGCTTTATCCCGTAAAGAACGCAGTAACTTGCCCGATTCATATCCGGCTGTACTTATCCATTCCTGTATAGTCAGCGCCACTCGCAGCTTAAAAGAGGCCGCCCAGGTAAAGAAAGAGGTAGAGTCTTGAGTTTGACGCTATTGCTTATGCTGGGCAAAGGCTTCCTCAATCAGTTCAATGAACGCTTGCCCTAAAGCTGGATTATTACCATGGCTCAATTTCACAACTTTTTTGAAGTGACGCAAAAGATGGGCTCGCACATTTCTGTTGTGCCTTGACCTCGTAGCCATTATAGGCACTGTAATCATCACTATTGATTACACCATCAAACCTAGACCCCAACTGTTGGATAAGTTCAGCTCGTGAGCGGGTATCACCCGGATGAAATAGACAACATTCTTGTGTCGCACTCACCCACAACCATTCTTTGAGACCCAACACTGGCCAAGGAGATTCATCCACATGAACCAACGGTTGCTGTTTGATCCACTCTCGTAAGCCGTCAACGCTTTCCTTCACCGCATCCGCCATC encodes:
- a CDS encoding type III secretion system chaperone family protein — its product is MTPEDIPSTQPIFAAIVNFFTEDNWHYAQLEKQSTLRLAFKGKNDQYDCYAQALESQQQFIFYCLCPIKIPKSKRRAVGEFLSRANYGIIIGNFELNFDDGEIRYKTSTAVKNHLLDSDTIKQLVYTNVKMMDEYLPGIIAVTKGGVSPADAIHDLP
- a CDS encoding pentapeptide repeat-containing protein: MKKVSQLELDAILSKKKQAYEKGDFEASRLIFQDLNLSGLNFREFKTVKADLINLDLSGANLSKVFWEQSKFISVNFTEAIFQEASLDQSQISDCNLSSCKLWQANLNSVQAYRSSFVSVDGLCVSLIKADFHDCNFKNANFEESTAAKSSFIRSFMQRCRLAKADLRRARFINSDLRFLNIANANISKSKFIECMLFGIDIKGAITTDSVGKNIDMSPEGDSSNIINELYFET